A portion of the Juglans microcarpa x Juglans regia isolate MS1-56 chromosome 1D, Jm3101_v1.0, whole genome shotgun sequence genome contains these proteins:
- the LOC121265878 gene encoding uncharacterized protein LOC121265878, translating into MDCRVCVATGDWLMMGGGGGVGQIGGALSHESEHDLALMVSDFLENGSGGAESRCSSDSDSALPDLAHLAEKIPFCKISVAQYESDLLSVVNSLILSINETDLHFIKSGACNASCIRFFLVKLLRRSGYDAAVCATKWQGSGKVPGGDHEYIDVVNYNSSGTSERLIIDIDFRSHFEIARAVESYDRILNSLPVIYVGSLTRMEQFLQIMVEAARSSLKQNSMPLPPWRSLAYLLAKWQSPYQRQDEQNNGRNNFVDHKQCSEHLKRLQSLLQSEMEVERLLKPIKSDNNRRRKADQRRRHYL; encoded by the exons ATGGACTGCCGGGTGTGCGTGGCAACCGGGGATTGGTTGATGATGGGCGGTGGTGGAGGTGTGGGCCAGATCGGAGGAGCTCTCAGCCACGAGAGCGAGCACGATTTGGCTCTCATGGTTAGCGATTTCTTGGAGAATGGGAGTGGTGGGGCAGAATCTCGGTGTAGCAGTGACAGCGACTCCGCTTTACCCGATCTCGCCCACCTCGCCGAGAAGATTCCG TTTTGCAAAATCTCAGTGGCTCAGTATGAGAGCGACTTGCTATCGGTGGTTAACTCtcttatattatccatcaatgAGACCGACCTTCATTTCATCAAGTCGGGTGCATGCAATGCCAGCTGCATCAGGTTTTTCCTGGTTAAGCTCCTGAGACGTTCTGGTTACGATGCTGCTGTATGTGCAACTAAATGGCAGGGTAGTGGCAAGGTCCCTGGAG GGGATCATGAATACATTGATGTGGTAAACTACAACAGCAGTGGAACCTCTGAGCGTTTGATCATTGATATTGATTTCCGAAGTCACTTTGAGATAGCTAGAGCTGTTGAATCatatgatagaatattgaattcTCTTCCAGTCATTTATGTGGGCTCCTTGACCAGGATGGAACAGTTTCTTCAAATTATGGTTGAAGCTGCCAGATCTTCTCTCAAGCAGAACTCAATGCCGCTTCCTCCATGGAGATCCCTCGCATATCTGCTGGCTAAGTGGCAGTCGCCATACCAGAGACAGGATGAACAGAATAATGGCAGGAATAATTTTGTTGACCATAAGCAGTGCAGTGAACACTTGAAGAGGCTGCAGTCTTTGCTTCAATCTGAAATGGAAGTGGAGCGACTGTTGAAGCCCATAAAGAGTGATAATAACCGGAGGCGGAAGGCGGATCAGCGGCGGAGGCACTATCTTTAG
- the LOC121245799 gene encoding DNA replication complex GINS protein PSF2, whose product MAGQSDPHQSLFSAEEVEFIAEDEMVEIIPNLRMDALNFICGDFGPFFPQIATQVPLWLAVALKKRGKCTIRPPQWMSVEKLTQVLEAERDSQRMFEQLPFHYVEISRLLFDHARDDIPDVYMVRSLIEDIRDVRFHKVETNLETLTERAFALKINNLSAMEVNIVRPFVGRALQAFYKHDSLELIPDQERVSDRRPQVANNATRRHLRR is encoded by the exons CTGACCCTCACCAATCACTCTTCTCTGCCGAAGAG GTCGAGTTCATTGCGGAGGACGAGATGGTTGAAATCATCCCCAATCTCAGAATGGATGCTCTCAATTTCATCTGT GGGGATTTTGGTCCATTTTTCCCACAAATAGCTACTCAGGTGCCGCTGTGGTTAGCGGTGGCTTTGAAGAAGAGAGGGAAGTGCACTATTCGACCTCCACAGTGGATGTCAGTTG AAAAGTTGACACAGGTTTTGGAAGCTGAGCGAGATTCTCAACGAATGTTTGAGCAATTACCATTTCATTACGTAGAAATCTCCAGACTTCTTTTTGACCA TGCGCGTGATGACATCCCCGATGTATACATG GTGAGGTCTCTTATTGAGGACATCAGAGATGTAAGGTTTCATAAAGTTGAGACTAATTTAGAGACACTTACTGAGCGTGCATTTGCTTTGAAG ATAAACAATCTATCTGCAATGGAAGTGAATATAGTTCGCCCATTTGTTGGGAGAGCCCTACAGGCATTTTATAAGCACGATAGTCTGGAGCTGATACCAGATCAAGAGAGAGTGTCTGATAGACGGCCACAAGTAGCTAATAACGCAACAAGA CGGCATCTGCGGCGATAA